In one window of Hymenobacter nivis DNA:
- a CDS encoding glycosyltransferase family 39 protein, with protein sequence MKTRWLPLLFALVKFISGYVLLSPLYELQRDEYLYLAHGRHLAWGYLEVPPLTAAQAWLTNAAGGDFWAVKFWPFLWGAATVYLVVRLAQRLGGGWFAGGLAGTCYLGTAFARLNLLFQPNSFEVFGFVFCLYCLARYLHTERPGALYGLGVGLGLGMLNKYTTLFFGAALVGALLLTPARRLLRNRHFWGALGLALLLWGPNLAWQLAHGLPVRHHMQLLHDGQLVHIGAGTFWKMQLLMCLGAVWVWVPGLGALLVGRAFREYRALGWVPVLGVGLLAALHGKDYYALGYYPVLFSFGAVWWAARLQNSRWKAVLRPALVALPLVLLARIFPFIYPVVGPAGMLALRPRYAGLGFYRWEDGRDHALPQDYADMLGWRELADKTWAAYQSLPDSVRAHTLIKCANYGQASAINYYNRHRPMPPAQSTNGSFLLWWPAPQTYRAAIIIDDEFHPELASHFATYYRAGTVTNPYAREHGTLIIVGRGPDAAVQALARREQQAELAAWQGQ encoded by the coding sequence ATGAAAACGCGCTGGCTGCCCCTGCTGTTTGCCCTGGTCAAGTTTATCTCAGGCTACGTGCTGCTCAGCCCGTTGTACGAGTTGCAGCGCGATGAGTACCTGTACCTGGCCCACGGCCGGCACCTGGCCTGGGGCTACCTCGAAGTGCCGCCCCTGACGGCGGCCCAGGCCTGGCTGACCAACGCGGCGGGCGGCGATTTTTGGGCCGTGAAGTTCTGGCCGTTTCTGTGGGGCGCGGCCACCGTGTACCTGGTGGTGCGGCTGGCGCAGCGGCTGGGCGGTGGCTGGTTTGCGGGGGGCCTGGCCGGCACCTGCTACCTGGGCACGGCCTTCGCCCGGCTCAATTTGCTGTTTCAGCCCAACTCGTTCGAGGTATTTGGGTTCGTGTTCTGCCTTTACTGCCTGGCGCGCTACCTGCACACGGAGCGGCCCGGGGCCCTGTACGGGCTGGGCGTGGGCCTGGGGCTGGGGATGCTGAACAAGTACACGACGCTGTTTTTCGGGGCGGCGCTGGTGGGGGCCCTGCTGCTCACGCCCGCCCGCCGGCTGCTACGGAACCGCCACTTCTGGGGCGCGCTGGGGCTGGCGCTGCTGCTTTGGGGCCCCAACCTGGCCTGGCAGCTGGCCCACGGCTTGCCGGTGCGCCACCACATGCAGCTGCTGCACGATGGCCAGCTGGTGCACATCGGGGCCGGTACGTTCTGGAAAATGCAGCTGCTTATGTGCCTGGGAGCCGTGTGGGTGTGGGTGCCGGGGCTGGGGGCCCTGCTGGTGGGGCGCGCGTTTCGGGAGTACCGGGCGCTGGGCTGGGTACCGGTGCTGGGCGTGGGCCTACTGGCGGCCCTGCACGGCAAAGACTACTACGCCCTGGGCTACTACCCGGTGCTGTTCAGCTTCGGGGCGGTGTGGTGGGCGGCCCGGCTGCAAAACTCCCGCTGGAAAGCCGTGCTGCGGCCGGCGCTGGTGGCCCTGCCGCTGGTGCTGCTGGCGCGCATTTTCCCATTCATCTACCCCGTGGTGGGGCCCGCCGGGATGCTGGCCCTGCGCCCGCGCTACGCCGGCCTGGGCTTCTACCGCTGGGAAGACGGCCGCGACCACGCCCTGCCCCAGGACTACGCCGACATGCTGGGCTGGCGCGAATTGGCCGACAAAACCTGGGCCGCCTACCAGTCCCTGCCCGATTCGGTGCGCGCCCATACCCTCATCAAGTGCGCCAACTACGGCCAGGCCAGCGCCATCAACTACTACAACCGCCACCGCCCCATGCCTCCGGCCCAGAGCACCAACGGCAGCTTCCTGCTCTGGTGGCCCGCCCCGCAAACGTATCGCGCCGCCATCATCATCGATGACGAATTCCACCCCGAGCTCGCGTCGCACTTCGCCACTTACTACCGCGCCGGTACAGTTACTAACCCCTACGCCCGTGAGCACGGCACGCTCATCATCGTCGGCCGGGGGCCCGACGCGGCTGTACAGGCCCTGGCGCGCCGTGAGCAGCAAGCCGAGCTGGCCGCCTGGCAGGGCCAGTAG
- a CDS encoding BLUF domain-containing protein: MHELYYGPIARDLRYRRLHVLADGPLTARTFPGWHMGFLHTSPASEVAIDGYLNPAGAGFLASHAPAASPVLLNLLHQFVHR; encoded by the coding sequence GTGCACGAGCTTTACTACGGCCCCATTGCCCGCGACCTACGCTACCGCCGCCTGCACGTGCTGGCCGACGGCCCACTCACCGCCCGCACCTTCCCCGGCTGGCACATGGGCTTTCTGCACACTTCCCCGGCCAGCGAGGTGGCCATCGATGGCTACCTTAACCCTGCCGGTGCCGGCTTCTTAGCCAGCCACGCCCCGGCTGCCTCCCCGGTGCTGCTGAACCTGCTGCACCAGTTTGTGCATCGCTAG